One genomic segment of Clostridium estertheticum subsp. estertheticum includes these proteins:
- a CDS encoding methyl-accepting chemotaxis protein, translating to MPSVSSVYTSVVNFKPVVTFVQPIKDENNKVIGVAGKSVYIDYFSQRFDKFKFLDDGFLFVVDSSQNIIYHPDKHLINKKLDITELINITKDKNNFERSDMKEFTYKTGKDTFNAFYISVPELKSLVVFTVNENNMKSTSNTIGRLIVLMTFIMLIVMVPLCYICIRKILRPMNILVKNTVEISNGNLAVVNVIISNDEIGKLGLSFNIMTQNIKSLVYDVAKVTEELLYINKVTCTAQHNIVAGMEIITENTQMVSIDTNKLTSVINSSVRSVEGITEKIQGIKQRSTDMYLKAGNIKTINNSSISSITSLKHINKESTNKLNGVNKSFKELYTDFMKIKNIVDVVNNISKRTHILSLNASIEAATAGKYGAGFSVVAREIRSLSEGIGEQMSKIQDIVSSVNNNMSRTEISIGEVNRVFNEQDNAINKTILSYQKALRSTEDIVSSIGNIDISIDVLNNENISVINTLKEVNIICGEFTDSVGKISSVIENQYVETKNMGGLVLQLENSTNELRVKMNKFTL from the coding sequence GTGCCTTCAGTAAGTTCAGTATATACATCCGTTGTAAATTTTAAGCCAGTGGTTACATTTGTGCAACCAATTAAGGATGAAAATAATAAGGTAATAGGAGTAGCTGGGAAAAGTGTATACATAGACTATTTTTCTCAAAGATTTGATAAGTTTAAATTCTTAGACGATGGATTTTTGTTTGTAGTGGATAGTTCTCAAAACATAATATATCATCCAGACAAACATCTTATTAATAAAAAACTGGATATAACTGAATTGATAAACATAACTAAGGATAAAAATAATTTTGAAAGGAGTGATATGAAGGAGTTTACATATAAGACAGGCAAAGATACATTTAATGCGTTTTATATTAGTGTACCTGAGCTTAAAAGTTTAGTGGTTTTCACAGTAAATGAGAACAATATGAAAAGTACATCGAATACAATAGGAAGACTTATAGTGTTAATGACTTTTATAATGCTTATAGTAATGGTACCTTTATGTTATATATGTATAAGGAAAATTTTAAGACCAATGAATATTCTTGTGAAAAATACAGTAGAAATTTCAAATGGAAATCTTGCAGTTGTGAACGTAATAATAAGCAATGATGAAATTGGTAAACTAGGCTTAAGTTTTAATATTATGACGCAAAATATTAAATCTTTAGTTTATGACGTAGCGAAGGTAACGGAGGAGCTTTTATACATTAACAAGGTCACTTGCACAGCGCAACATAACATAGTAGCTGGAATGGAGATAATTACAGAAAATACTCAAATGGTATCTATTGACACAAATAAATTAACTAGTGTAATAAATTCAAGCGTAAGGTCTGTCGAAGGTATAACTGAAAAGATACAAGGCATAAAACAACGATCTACAGATATGTATTTAAAGGCTGGTAACATTAAAACTATCAATAATTCAAGTATAAGTTCAATCACTAGTCTGAAACATATAAATAAAGAAAGTACAAATAAACTAAATGGAGTAAATAAATCATTCAAGGAATTATATACAGATTTTATGAAGATCAAAAATATCGTAGATGTTGTAAATAACATATCTAAAAGAACTCATATATTATCTTTAAATGCGTCAATAGAAGCTGCAACAGCTGGAAAATATGGTGCTGGATTTAGTGTAGTTGCTAGAGAAATTAGAAGTTTATCAGAGGGTATTGGTGAACAAATGAGCAAGATACAAGACATAGTTAGTAGTGTAAATAATAATATGTCAAGGACTGAAATTAGCATAGGTGAGGTAAATAGGGTTTTTAATGAGCAAGATAATGCTATAAATAAAACTATTTTAAGTTATCAAAAGGCGTTAAGATCTACAGAGGATATAGTATCGTCAATTGGCAATATTGACATTAGTATTGATGTTTTAAATAATGAAAATATTAGCGTTATAAATACACTTAAAGAAGTAAATATTATTTGCGGGGAGTTTACAGATTCTGTTGGAAAAATAAGTTCTGTAATTGAAAATCAATATGTTGAAACTAAGAATATGGGTGGTCTAGTACTACAATTAGAGAATTCAACTAATGAACTTAGAGTAAAAATGAATAAATTTACTTTATAA
- a CDS encoding methyl-accepting chemotaxis protein gives MKKANNKTKGLNIKTKLIIVTGMLLLIPVIALGLISYKVAKNELENSGKVLLKNSVEMTLMVISENQKLVDEGKLTLDEAKERTREYMLGKKQADGTRPINKKISLGKSGYLLAYTKDGVEAAHPTLEGKSVIDVKDKKDGSYFVKEQIRIASNGGGYLTYFWTPANSDKIASKITYQRLDPNWGWTVSAGTYTNDFNVGSNKILGTTLLVLLAVLVLGGAVIILFAEHISAPIKKIGKAVDVVASGNLSIPDLNIKNRDEIGKLNESFNRMVKNVNELISSVKDSATVVFESSQVLDSIVDENTASINEVAASVDEIARGSSEQAIETQNGVSRVKILADKIELVTALSVKTNEVTEATVVIGSKGFSAFEQLIEKTDENSKASGKVSDIILEVDRSSIEIGAITQAISQISEQTNLLALNAAIEAARAGEQGKGFAVVAEEVRKLASESAISAAKVRELIDGIQKKSKDAVIAMEVGNEIAKEQSKSVIDAKSIFVQILEAIGKISEDMKSIKGYSLEMETEKNVIIEILETLSASTEENSAATQQVAATTEEQLASIDQIVSHTQDLKNLAVKLTAAVDEFQV, from the coding sequence ATGAAAAAAGCAAATAATAAAACAAAAGGTTTGAATATTAAAACGAAACTCATAATAGTTACAGGAATGTTATTACTTATACCTGTAATTGCATTAGGCTTAATAAGTTATAAAGTCGCCAAAAATGAACTTGAAAATAGCGGAAAAGTTTTACTTAAAAATAGTGTAGAAATGACACTTATGGTAATTAGTGAAAATCAAAAACTTGTAGATGAGGGAAAACTAACGCTTGATGAGGCTAAGGAAAGAACACGTGAGTATATGTTAGGTAAAAAGCAAGCAGATGGTACAAGACCTATTAATAAAAAAATTAGTCTTGGGAAAAGTGGTTATTTGCTAGCGTATACAAAAGATGGTGTAGAAGCTGCACATCCTACCCTAGAGGGTAAGAGTGTAATAGATGTTAAGGATAAGAAAGATGGATCTTACTTTGTTAAGGAGCAAATTAGAATAGCGAGTAACGGTGGGGGTTATTTAACATACTTCTGGACGCCAGCTAATTCCGATAAAATTGCGAGTAAAATAACTTACCAAAGGTTGGATCCTAATTGGGGATGGACTGTTAGTGCAGGGACTTATACAAATGATTTTAATGTTGGCTCAAACAAAATTTTAGGTACTACACTTCTTGTACTTTTAGCTGTGCTTGTTTTAGGAGGAGCAGTTATTATATTATTTGCGGAGCATATATCCGCTCCAATTAAAAAGATTGGTAAGGCAGTAGATGTTGTAGCTTCAGGTAATTTAAGTATTCCGGATCTAAATATAAAAAATAGAGATGAAATTGGGAAGCTAAATGAGTCGTTCAATAGAATGGTTAAGAATGTAAATGAACTAATAAGTTCTGTGAAAGATTCTGCTACTGTTGTATTTGAATCATCTCAGGTGTTAGATTCCATTGTGGATGAAAATACAGCATCAATTAATGAGGTAGCAGCATCTGTTGATGAGATTGCAAGAGGATCAAGTGAGCAAGCGATAGAGACACAAAATGGAGTTAGTAGGGTTAAAATCTTAGCAGATAAAATAGAACTTGTAACAGCGCTTTCTGTAAAAACTAATGAGGTAACAGAGGCAACGGTTGTGATAGGAAGCAAAGGATTTTCTGCATTTGAACAACTTATAGAAAAAACAGATGAGAATAGCAAGGCATCAGGAAAGGTAAGTGATATAATACTTGAGGTTGATAGAAGTTCTATAGAAATTGGAGCAATAACCCAGGCAATTAGTCAAATATCAGAGCAAACAAATTTATTAGCATTAAATGCTGCTATAGAGGCTGCAAGAGCTGGTGAACAGGGAAAAGGATTTGCGGTAGTTGCTGAAGAAGTAAGAAAGCTCGCTTCAGAGTCTGCTATATCTGCTGCAAAAGTTAGAGAACTAATTGATGGAATTCAGAAAAAATCAAAAGATGCAGTTATAGCAATGGAAGTTGGAAATGAAATAGCAAAAGAACAAAGTAAATCTGTAATAGATGCTAAAAGTATATTTGTACAGATTCTAGAAGCTATAGGTAAGATTTCAGAGGATATGAAAAGTATTAAGGGATATAGTCTAGAAATGGAAACAGAGAAGAATGTAATAATTGAAATTTTGGAAACCCTTTCAGCTTCAACAGAGGAAAATTCAGCTGCGACTCAGCAGGTTGCAGCTACAACAGAAGAGCAACTAGCAAGTATAGATCAGATTGTTTCACATACACAGGATTTAAAGAATCTGGCAGTAAAGCTTACAGCGGCAGTGGACGAATTTCAAGTTTAG
- the gltX gene encoding glutamate--tRNA ligase, with product MDYLKLADLLLPNVKETPEYYRTLYPKRNLKPNAMITRYAPSPTGFQHLGGVFAALISERLAHQSEGIFYLRVEDTDKKREVVGAIEDSTNTLRDFGINFDEGVIDSNNEKGAYGPYKQSDRINIYHAFVKSLIKKGLAYPCFCTEEDLDKTRTIQQELKINTGYHGKWAVHRNSTMDEINSELTKGTPYVIRLRAPEASGKRVVCNDLIKGTISMPENDQDIVILKTNGIPTYHFAHAIDDYLMGTTHVIRGEEWLSSLPIHLQLFEMLGFTPPHYAHIPTIMKMDGASKRKLSKRKDPEISMNFYKSEGYPFVSVAEYLVNLINSDFQEWRDTHVNIPCTSFNITLENMSKSGALFDILKLNDISKNVIATMNAATVYELYLNWAKDYDVKMSNLLIENEEYAKKIFNIERENDKPRKDFVKWLDVKEHIEYFFDDLYKDSLTKGYNFPDHIPMDEVRSVLSSYIGVYDYSHDNDTWFATLKELALNLGYAKNAKTYKKNPELFKGQLSDVATIVRVALSNKTQTQDLHEVMQAMGEKRVIERLSQDFK from the coding sequence ATGGATTATTTAAAACTGGCTGATTTATTATTACCTAACGTAAAAGAAACTCCAGAATACTATAGAACTCTTTACCCAAAACGTAATCTTAAACCTAATGCTATGATTACAAGATACGCCCCAAGCCCTACTGGTTTTCAACATCTTGGAGGTGTCTTTGCTGCTCTCATATCTGAAAGACTTGCTCATCAAAGTGAAGGTATATTTTATCTTAGAGTAGAGGATACTGACAAAAAAAGAGAGGTAGTTGGTGCCATCGAAGATAGTACTAACACTCTTCGAGATTTTGGAATTAACTTTGATGAAGGCGTTATAGATTCTAATAATGAAAAGGGTGCATATGGCCCATATAAGCAAAGTGATAGAATTAATATATACCACGCTTTCGTAAAATCTCTAATAAAAAAAGGTTTAGCTTATCCTTGCTTTTGTACTGAAGAGGATTTGGATAAAACAAGAACAATTCAACAAGAACTTAAGATTAATACAGGATATCATGGGAAATGGGCAGTTCACAGGAATTCAACAATGGATGAAATTAATTCTGAATTAACTAAGGGCACCCCTTATGTTATAAGACTTAGAGCACCTGAAGCATCTGGCAAAAGAGTTGTTTGTAATGATTTAATTAAAGGGACCATAAGTATGCCAGAAAATGACCAAGATATTGTAATTCTTAAAACAAACGGGATTCCAACATATCATTTTGCTCATGCTATAGATGATTATTTAATGGGAACAACCCATGTAATTCGTGGCGAGGAATGGCTCTCATCTCTCCCTATACATTTGCAGTTATTTGAAATGTTGGGCTTTACGCCACCGCATTATGCTCATATACCTACAATTATGAAAATGGATGGAGCTTCAAAACGTAAGCTCAGCAAGAGAAAAGACCCTGAAATTTCTATGAATTTTTATAAATCTGAAGGGTATCCTTTTGTATCTGTAGCTGAATATCTTGTAAATTTAATTAATTCTGATTTTCAAGAGTGGCGGGATACACACGTAAATATTCCTTGCACAAGCTTTAATATTACCCTTGAAAACATGAGCAAAAGTGGAGCTTTATTTGATATTTTAAAACTTAACGATATTAGTAAAAATGTTATAGCTACCATGAATGCAGCTACTGTATATGAACTTTATCTTAATTGGGCTAAAGATTATGATGTTAAAATGTCAAATTTATTAATAGAGAATGAAGAATATGCTAAAAAGATATTTAATATAGAAAGAGAAAATGATAAGCCAAGAAAAGATTTTGTTAAATGGTTAGATGTAAAAGAACATATTGAGTATTTCTTTGATGATCTTTATAAAGATAGCCTTACTAAGGGATACAATTTCCCTGATCATATACCAATGGATGAGGTAAGAAGTGTTCTTTCAAGTTATATAGGTGTATATGATTATTCTCATGATAATGATACTTGGTTTGCAACACTTAAAGAACTTGCTTTAAACCTTGGATATGCCAAAAACGCAAAAACTTATAAAAAAAATCCTGAGTTATTTAAAGGTCAATTATCAGATGTTGCGACAATTGTAAGAGTGGCATTAAGTAATAAGACACAAACTCAAGATCTACATGAAGTAATGCAAGCTATGGGTGAAAAACGTGTTATAGAAAGATTAAGCCAAGATTTTAAATAA
- a CDS encoding Type 1 glutamine amidotransferase-like domain-containing protein, translating into MGALVLLSGFTKKDNVNLIKRMKEIFLDRKYTLSYIPSMTDKKLESFKKAKIQLREYGNFEFKYFDIDDFCSIDTIDEIFKSDVIYLSGGNAYYFLNNLKKRYFITRLRRYVQNGGCIIGLCAGAIMMAKDISAAQFGSEDIVGLSNLSSLALVDFNFMPHWNMCSKYLDDLKKYSNNTGNVVYTCNDGDGIVVINNELQFYGDINMIKEGEIEQV; encoded by the coding sequence ATGGGCGCGTTAGTTTTGCTCAGTGGTTTTACGAAAAAGGATAATGTTAATTTAATAAAGAGGATGAAAGAAATATTTTTAGATAGAAAATATACTTTGAGTTATATACCTTCAATGACAGATAAGAAATTAGAAAGTTTTAAAAAGGCAAAAATACAATTGCGTGAATATGGAAATTTTGAATTTAAGTATTTTGATATAGATGATTTTTGTAGTATAGATACAATAGATGAAATATTTAAGTCAGATGTAATATATTTATCTGGTGGGAATGCTTACTATTTTTTAAATAATCTTAAGAAAAGATATTTTATAACAAGGTTAAGACGATATGTCCAAAATGGTGGTTGTATTATAGGGTTATGCGCAGGTGCGATAATGATGGCAAAGGATATATCAGCTGCACAATTTGGAAGTGAAGATATAGTAGGTTTATCTAATCTATCATCTTTAGCTCTAGTTGATTTTAATTTTATGCCACATTGGAATATGTGTAGTAAGTATTTGGATGATTTAAAGAAGTATTCTAATAATACTGGTAATGTAGTTTATACGTGTAATGATGGGGATGGAATAGTTGTAATTAATAATGAATTACAATTCTATGGAGATATAAATATGATAAAAGAGGGAGAAATAGAGCAAGTATAA
- a CDS encoding MATE family efflux transporter — protein MTISNITESNKMFGEEKIGKLLFKFSVPAIISLMVAEMYNMVDSMFLGQAIGANAIGALTIAFPIQRLFFAISMLIAIGASTSVSRSCGDKDFENLKIIIPNAIVLMFITISIIGISIFIFQDKILISLGASKNTFSLAKDYISIILIGVIFQSFTIIASYIITSFGNTKIVLLSTSIGAIFNVIINYFLVNVFSYGVKGAAIATVVSQIIAFIYVLIVFIQLKMSLKFSFKLTLNKAVSVGIVYVGFSTFIIEISDAIVAAILNNLLFSYGGDSAIVTIGLTTRVSMFLFMTVMGISTAMQPIAAYNFGAGNYTRLKEVVKSSIIAVSVSSTFLWAIFMIFSDTFIGLFINDKAIIEQTSKAFRMVIAVFPCIGVYYLSISYCQAINRVKASFKLSIFRQLIVFIPLVYSFVIGLNMGVSGAWLAYPISDVISFITAAIFIRYTYTSLEILERHQIFKLNKIKIRLASIAITAS, from the coding sequence ATGACGATAAGTAATATCACAGAAAGTAACAAAATGTTTGGTGAAGAAAAAATCGGGAAACTATTATTTAAATTTTCTGTGCCAGCAATAATTTCTTTAATGGTAGCCGAAATGTACAACATGGTTGATTCTATGTTTTTAGGTCAAGCTATAGGTGCTAATGCGATTGGTGCTCTAACTATAGCCTTTCCAATTCAAAGATTGTTTTTTGCCATATCTATGCTTATAGCTATTGGTGCTTCAACTTCCGTTTCAAGAAGTTGTGGAGACAAAGATTTCGAAAATCTTAAGATAATTATACCAAATGCTATAGTTCTAATGTTTATAACAATATCTATAATCGGTATTAGCATTTTTATTTTTCAAGATAAAATTCTAATTAGCCTAGGAGCATCTAAAAATACATTTTCCCTTGCAAAAGATTATATAAGTATAATATTAATCGGTGTAATATTTCAATCTTTTACTATAATCGCATCGTATATTATAACTTCTTTTGGAAACACAAAAATAGTTTTATTAAGCACTTCTATTGGAGCAATTTTCAATGTAATTATAAATTATTTTCTAGTAAATGTATTCTCATACGGAGTAAAAGGAGCTGCTATAGCAACCGTTGTATCTCAAATAATAGCTTTTATATATGTTCTTATTGTATTTATTCAATTAAAAATGAGCCTGAAATTTTCTTTTAAATTAACCCTAAACAAAGCAGTATCTGTTGGAATAGTATATGTTGGATTTTCAACATTTATAATAGAAATATCAGACGCAATAGTTGCTGCTATATTAAACAATTTATTATTCTCCTATGGTGGAGATTCAGCCATCGTAACAATTGGTTTAACTACAAGGGTTTCAATGTTTTTATTTATGACCGTAATGGGTATAAGCACAGCTATGCAACCGATCGCTGCATATAATTTTGGTGCAGGAAATTATACAAGGTTAAAAGAAGTTGTTAAGTCGTCCATAATTGCAGTATCTGTAAGCTCAACTTTCTTATGGGCAATATTCATGATTTTTTCAGATACATTTATAGGCCTATTTATAAATGATAAAGCCATTATTGAACAAACATCGAAGGCTTTTAGAATGGTTATAGCTGTATTCCCTTGCATTGGCGTATATTATCTATCAATATCTTATTGCCAAGCTATAAATAGAGTTAAGGCATCTTTCAAGTTATCAATATTTAGGCAGCTAATTGTATTTATACCCCTCGTATATTCATTTGTAATTGGTCTTAATATGGGTGTATCCGGAGCATGGCTCGCTTATCCCATTTCAGATGTGATATCCTTTATTACAGCTGCTATATTTATTAGGTACACTTATACATCCCTTGAAATACTAGAGAGGCATCAAATTTTTAAACTTAATAAGATTAAAATAAGACTTGCGAGCATTGCGATTACCGCTAGTTAA
- a CDS encoding helix-turn-helix domain-containing protein, which produces MRKEYISYMNDLPISISLKNINDYPIHWHNSIEIIFVLEGTINVLIESGNYEVYEREIEIINCDEAHRIYSEVENKVLIFHLDPIFFEKYYDDMKNIYFYTNSSEEGAQREEKYDVLRKYLSILACEVIQKSENFDDQIESILVKLLFHLINNFHYLTYDEKDIKENVTQFQRYHRIIRYIYNNYMNKISLQDIANIEYLSPYYLCHQIKEMSGTNLKELVNNVRVDESIKLLLDTDKTISDVSFDVGFSHARYYNKSFKDHYKCTPLQFRKKYDIPADKFDSFKKIQTCDLSTSIQYLSNYLEDYDRFNYTNKIIKLQTDFTLKGSHLYHKWEENINLGQAKELIKAREQEYLRTFQEAIGFKNGIVQNLFGKEMKIYFNENVNFLNWNEVEKLLEFLMDISLVPVIILDQIFEDKSSFIKLLESFILYFADIYGIEIVKLWKFQVSKDLSIEYIDISKQIFEKYQLQDLIEEPFNGPEAINTIYDSSYMLPYIIHNFINDTSSLNALKAFDTVEENSILNNELFFGSPGLLTLDGIKKASYYAYYLLSKLGNEVIDRGDGYIITRRDEDIQVLLYSYSDELNTLIKLEDLAKGKGRKNITERKISLSIKNLIHDYKVIKYEIGEKVGSAYDIWLRMGKPKRLGYDEWKLLTKISTPNISLSYAKKNAVYNNIIKIEGYGSTLIVLQEVQKHLF; this is translated from the coding sequence ATGAGAAAAGAATATATAAGTTATATGAATGATTTACCTATAAGTATCTCCCTTAAGAATATAAATGATTACCCAATACATTGGCATAACTCTATCGAAATAATTTTTGTACTAGAGGGCACTATTAATGTGCTTATAGAATCAGGCAATTATGAAGTATACGAGCGTGAAATTGAAATTATAAATTGTGATGAAGCCCACAGAATTTACTCAGAGGTTGAAAACAAGGTATTAATTTTCCACTTAGACCCCATATTTTTCGAAAAATATTATGATGATATGAAAAATATATATTTTTATACAAATTCAAGTGAAGAAGGCGCCCAACGAGAAGAAAAATATGATGTTCTACGAAAATATTTGTCCATTTTAGCTTGCGAAGTAATACAAAAAAGTGAGAATTTTGATGATCAAATAGAATCCATTTTAGTAAAGTTACTATTTCATTTAATAAACAATTTTCATTATCTTACATATGATGAAAAAGATATAAAAGAAAATGTGACACAATTTCAAAGGTATCATAGAATCATTAGGTATATATACAATAACTATATGAATAAGATAAGTTTGCAAGACATAGCAAATATAGAATATTTAAGTCCTTATTATTTATGTCATCAAATAAAAGAAATGTCTGGAACAAATTTAAAAGAATTAGTTAATAATGTACGAGTAGATGAATCTATTAAATTGTTATTAGATACTGATAAAACCATATCCGATGTTTCTTTTGATGTTGGTTTTTCTCATGCTAGGTATTACAATAAAAGTTTTAAAGATCATTATAAGTGCACACCACTACAATTCAGAAAAAAATATGATATACCAGCAGATAAATTTGATAGTTTTAAAAAAATACAAACTTGTGACCTATCTACTTCCATTCAATATTTATCTAATTATTTAGAAGACTATGATAGATTTAACTATACAAATAAAATTATAAAACTACAAACAGATTTCACGCTGAAAGGTTCGCATTTATACCACAAATGGGAAGAAAACATAAATTTAGGTCAAGCAAAGGAACTTATTAAAGCAAGGGAACAGGAATACCTAAGAACTTTTCAAGAGGCCATAGGTTTTAAAAATGGTATAGTCCAAAATCTCTTTGGAAAAGAAATGAAGATATATTTCAATGAAAATGTAAATTTTTTAAATTGGAATGAAGTTGAAAAATTATTAGAATTTTTAATGGACATATCCCTTGTACCAGTAATAATTTTAGATCAAATCTTTGAAGATAAAAGTTCTTTCATTAAACTTTTAGAGAGTTTTATATTATATTTCGCTGATATATACGGAATTGAAATTGTTAAGTTATGGAAATTTCAAGTCTCAAAAGATCTATCCATAGAATACATTGATATTTCAAAACAAATTTTCGAAAAATATCAATTACAAGATTTAATAGAAGAACCTTTTAATGGTCCTGAAGCTATAAATACTATTTATGACTCTTCATATATGCTTCCATATATTATTCATAATTTCATTAATGATACTAGCAGTTTGAATGCATTAAAGGCTTTTGACACTGTAGAAGAAAACTCAATTTTAAATAACGAACTATTTTTCGGATCTCCCGGCCTTCTTACCTTAGATGGAATAAAAAAAGCTTCGTATTATGCCTATTATTTATTGTCTAAACTAGGAAATGAAGTTATTGATAGAGGTGATGGATATATTATCACAAGAAGAGATGAAGATATCCAAGTTTTACTTTACAGTTACAGTGATGAACTTAATACACTCATTAAGCTAGAGGATTTAGCTAAAGGTAAGGGCCGTAAAAATATTACTGAGAGAAAAATATCCTTATCAATTAAAAATTTAATTCATGACTACAAAGTTATTAAATATGAAATTGGAGAAAAAGTTGGATCCGCTTACGATATTTGGTTACGAATGGGTAAACCAAAAAGACTTGGTTACGATGAGTGGAAGCTTCTAACTAAAATTTCTACCCCTAACATTTCCTTATCTTATGCTAAAAAGAACGCAGTTTATAATAATATAATAAAGATAGAAGGTTATGGTTCTACATTAATAGTTCTTCAAGAAGTACAAAAGCACCTATTTTAG
- a CDS encoding GNAT family N-acetyltransferase, with protein MDSYNHTICMKLRLDEEDNKAVRTLCSICYEKQKTYLKLELDLKKSQRKENKKDEALLEFLYYENKTLVGYLGVCNFGGNSVQVSGMVHPEFRRKGIFRKLYLMAKEEWQRISKAEVLALCDHTSASGLEFINSIGGEYVSSEYKMCLTKKALECKVKQLHVNTSIITLRLATSEDAAEIEKQTSIYFGKPLNEIDDKDVKVVNMDKEDLENSFIQQGNNFISYMALLKEEIIGKVHISVINKEGFVYGFGVIPVFRGNGYGREVLLATLDILKEKGADNIFLEVESQNKNAIGLYESCGFEEVAVMDYYVMI; from the coding sequence ATGGATAGTTACAATCATACTATTTGTATGAAATTAAGATTAGATGAGGAAGACAATAAGGCTGTTAGGACCCTTTGCTCTATTTGTTATGAAAAACAAAAGACCTACTTAAAATTGGAACTTGATTTAAAAAAAAGTCAAAGAAAAGAAAATAAAAAAGATGAAGCTCTGCTAGAATTTCTTTATTATGAGAATAAGACCTTAGTAGGATATTTAGGAGTATGTAATTTCGGAGGGAATTCTGTCCAAGTAAGTGGTATGGTACACCCTGAATTTAGGCGAAAGGGGATATTTAGAAAATTATATCTTATGGCAAAGGAAGAATGGCAAAGAATATCTAAAGCTGAGGTTCTAGCGTTATGCGATCATACATCTGCTTCTGGATTAGAATTTATAAATTCTATTGGAGGTGAATATGTATCCTCAGAGTATAAAATGTGTTTAACTAAAAAAGCTTTAGAGTGCAAGGTTAAACAGTTACATGTAAATACTAGTATTATTACACTTAGACTCGCAACTAGTGAGGATGCAGCTGAAATTGAAAAACAAACTTCTATTTACTTTGGAAAACCATTAAATGAAATAGATGACAAAGATGTTAAAGTAGTTAATATGGATAAAGAAGACTTAGAAAACTCCTTCATTCAGCAAGGTAATAATTTCATTAGCTATATGGCACTTCTTAAAGAGGAAATTATAGGGAAGGTTCATATTAGTGTAATTAATAAGGAGGGTTTTGTTTATGGATTTGGAGTGATTCCAGTCTTTAGAGGAAATGGTTATGGACGGGAAGTTCTATTAGCTACATTAGATATATTAAAAGAAAAAGGTGCTGACAATATTTTCCTTGAGGTTGAGTCCCAAAATAAAAATGCAATTGGACTTTACGAATCTTGTGGGTTTGAAGAGGTTGCTGTAATGGATTATTATGTAATGATTTGA
- the queC gene encoding 7-cyano-7-deazaguanine synthase QueC has product MNREKAVVVFSGGQDSTTCLFWALKKYKEVIAVSFDYGQKHILELDCAKTICSEHDVEFHVLDLNLLNQLAPNSLTRKDMKVDTSAPKDSVPNSFVDGRNLLFLTFVAVFAKQRGISNIITGVSQSDFSGYPDCRDVFIKSLNVTLNLAMGYDFVIETPLMWINKAETWKMAYDLGVLDVVKKQTLTCYNGIKGNGCGDCPSCKLRKKGYIEFKEKYLIQKK; this is encoded by the coding sequence ATGAATAGAGAAAAAGCAGTAGTAGTATTCAGTGGAGGACAAGATAGCACAACTTGTTTATTTTGGGCATTAAAAAAGTATAAAGAAGTTATAGCTGTGTCTTTTGATTATGGTCAAAAACATATATTAGAACTTGATTGTGCAAAAACTATATGCAGCGAGCATGACGTTGAATTTCATGTTTTAGATTTAAATTTACTTAATCAGTTAGCACCCAATTCCTTAACAAGAAAAGATATGAAAGTTGACACGTCAGCCCCAAAAGATAGTGTTCCTAATTCCTTTGTAGATGGACGTAACTTATTATTTTTAACATTTGTAGCCGTATTTGCTAAGCAAAGAGGTATAAGTAACATTATAACCGGTGTATCTCAAAGTGATTTTAGTGGATACCCAGATTGCAGAGATGTGTTTATTAAATCTTTAAATGTTACCTTAAATTTGGCTATGGGTTATGATTTTGTAATTGAAACACCCTTGATGTGGATTAACAAAGCAGAAACTTGGAAAATGGCTTATGATTTAGGTGTGCTTGATGTGGTTAAAAAGCAAACATTAACTTGTTATAATGGTATAAAAGGTAATGGTTGTGGAGACTGCCCTTCTTGTAAATTAAGAAAAAAGGGTTATATAGAATTCAAAGAAAAATATTTAATACAAAAAAAATAA